The DNA window AAAACCATTCATAAGGCTGACGGCTATGAATATCAACAACCCTGAAAACAAGGATTCGCTCACGCTCAATTTTAATGCTGGCGGCAATTCCCCGACCGCTAACCCTACCCTTGTATAACGGGAGTCCCCTTGCCGCATCTGAGATGGATACAGTAGAAGAGTATCGCAATATCATAGAACGCATTTTAGAAGCACATCATCGGATTCCTTACAGTCATGGGGAACTTGAAAGTAAATTCATTATCGATCGCGAACGGAACAATTTTGTCATTATGGTGTCAGGTTGGGACGGTAAACGCAGAGTTCACGGTTGTGTCGTTCACGTTGAAATCGTTAACGGCAAAATTTGGATTCAAAGAGACGGAATTGAAACTGGCATTACCGATGAACTGGTTGCCGCAGGCGTTCCAAAAGATAAAATTGTTTTGGCTTTTCATGCTCCCAATGTCCGGCAGTATACTGGATATGCGATAGCTTAAATTCGCCCCTGCATCAGGGAAGTAACTAGCCCCTCAAAGTATGACAGAACAAAACAATCGCTCCCAATGGGATTTCAGCAGATTTGTGGAAACTCTCACTTATTTCGAGGTTATCCCTTTCCTCAACTGCATACAACGGTTGCTGCAAGGTCGCACCAAGGATAATAATATCAGACCTGATGGAGATAAAAAAGTGGGAACGATATTGGTAGCGGGTGCAACTGGCGGTGTGGGTAAGCGCGTGGTGCGACGACTGATCGATCGCGGTTATCGAGTACGCGCCTTAGTTCGAGATTCCCAAAGAGCAAAACAAATGCTTCCAGACAAAGTGGAATTGTGCGAGGGCGATATTACTATACCAGAAACTCTGACGCCTGCATTGATGAGCGAAGTGAGTGCGATCGTCTGCTGTACCGGAGTGCGCGTGCAACCGGTGGAAGGAGATACACCGGATCGCGCCAAATATTACCAAGGTATCAAATTTTATATGCCAGAAGTAGTAGACAGTCCGGAAATTGTGGACTATCAAGGCATCAAAAATTTGGTAGAAATAGCTGCCAAATATCTCCCTAAATCCGATGAAAAAATCATCTTCGATTTCAGCCAAGCAACCGATGACTTAAAAAACATTTGGGGTGCTGTCGATGATGTCGTCATGGGTGGCGTCAGTCAAAGCGGTATTCAATTAGTAGATAACACCGCATTATTTGCCGGCAATGTATCGACTGCCAATTCCGGCGGTTTTGCTTCCGTCCGTACCCGCAATTTTGACATTCCCTTAGATTTATCTGGATACGAAGGTATCGAATTGCGCGTCAAAGGAGACGGAAAGCGATACAAATTCTTCATTCGCACAGAAACTCAATGGGATGGTGTCGCCTACAGCTATTCTTTCGACACGGTAGCAAACACCTGGATAAGTGTGCGCGTACCTTTCGCCGATTTAATTCCGGTTTTTCGCGCCAAAACTTTGTCAAACTCCGAAAAAATCAATGCTAGCAAAGTGCGATCGTTCCAGTTGATGCTGAGCAAATTTGAATACGACGGAGCGCTCAACCCCAACTTTACACCGGGCGGCTTTGCTTTGCAAGTCGGATCGATCGCAGCTTATGGTAACTACCGTCCGCAATTCATCGCCATTAGTTCCGCTGGCGTCACTCGTCCCGGTCGTCCGGGATTAAACTTAGAAGCAGAACCGCCAGCAGTGAGAATGAATGACCAATTAGGCGGAATTCTGACTTGGAAATTGCGCGGCGAAGATGTTATCAGAGCCAGCGGTATTCCTTATACTATTATCAGACCTTGTGCGCTAACAGAAGAACCGGGTGGCAAACCGTTAATTTTCGAGCAAGGTGACAACATTCGCGGCAAAGTCAGCCGGGAAGATATCGCCGAATTGTGCCTACAAGCGCTAGCACAACCCAAAGCGTGCAATGTCACTTTTGAAGTCAAAGAAGCAGAAAATAACAACGGCAGTCAAAATTGGGAAACTCTTTTCAGCAGCTTGCAACCTGCTGCTGTAGTTAAACGCTGATACTTTGGGGTGCGTTTTTAACGCACCCTTATGTGCTAAAATCGAGCGTAATGCTTGATAAATAACCGTTAATGACAACAAAAACTACAGAAAATATTCAAAATCAACTTCATGAAATCTTGTCCAAATTGCCCTTGTCCGGACAAGAGCAGGTGCTAAAATTTGCCATTTCCTTGCAAAAAAAACAATTATTTCAGGATTGGGATGCTATTTCCGATCGAGAAGCTGCTGCACTAAAAGCTGAGTTTGCTGAGGAAGATTTAGCTTTTTCAGAAGCATCTTTAACTGATTATTTACATCTGCTCGATCGCGAGGATTTAGATTGATGCGAGGAGATCTTTATTTAGCAGATCTCAATCCGAGTCGAGGGTCAGAACAAGCTGGTATCCGACCAGTTATTATTGTTCAGAGAGATATATTAGAGCGCTTCACTACAACCATAGTTGTTGTTCCTTTAACCACTAATCTGCGACGTGCTAGAATACCAGGTACAATTGTTATACCTGCTGGAGAAGGGGGTTTAACGGAAGAATCTGTCGCGCTTTGTTATCAAATTGTTGTTATCGATAAGCAGCGATTGATACAAAAGTTAGGAACTATTTCTGCAAATTACTTATTGAGGCTAAAGGAAGCGCTGGAATATACCTTACAAATTGATGACTATGATGATGAGAATTCAGAGCCAGCAAATTAATGATACTGTTGGCGAATTACCTCAACTGTCGTGAAATCGACCGGGAGAGTGGGAGAGATCGATCAGTTATCATTTTATCGGTTCAGGGGTCTAACCTCCCACTTAATTGATCGAGAGTATCATTAATTTATAAGGAGTATTTTTTTGGCGATATCATGTGCGATCGTCAGTCCCCAGCCACTTTAAAACGAGAGATTTCCAAGCGCAAACCTTTCGCTGCATTATCCAATTCCTCCATCGCACCGTTAATTCCGCGCAGCAAATCGACAATTTGCGAGGAACCTTCACTCAATTGCAGCATCGAATCGCTGATTTGCGATGCTTCTTGTAACTGAGTTTCGATCCGATTACTCACCTGTTGGAAGCTGGGGCTTAAGCTTTGTACCTCCTCAATAATCGACTCTAATTTAGGGCTGATATTATGGACAACTTCAACCATCTGTTTGACTTTTTGGGTGAACTTATCCATTTCCGTCACACCGATAGAAACCGCCCCTTGCATCTCTTTGACCATATTCTCGATGTCTAGGGTGGCGACTGCTGTTTGGTCGGCTAGGCGAGCGATTTCTTTGGCTACCACAGCAAACCCTTTGCCATAATGGCCAGCTTTTTCTGCTTCCATCGCTGCGTTTAGGGAAAGTAAATTAGTTCGATCGGCTACCTTGGTGATGGTGGTAATAATATTATTAATATTATTGGCTTTCGCACCGATCGCACCTAGTTTTTCCGAAACAATATCGGTGTCGCCTGCCAATTTTACCATACTTGTTTCCATGTGCATCAAGTCTTTTCGACTTTCAACCGCCGCGCTAGCCGTTGTTTGTGATTTGTTCTCCACTTGACTGATTATCTTCACCAGTTGAGAGGAAGTGGCGGCAATCTGCTTGGCTGTTGCAGCCACCTGATTTGTAGTGGCAGCCTGTGCTGTTACCGTTGCCTCCAATTTCTTGTTGGAGACAAAAATAGAAGTAACAGAAGAGGTGACTTGAATCCCAGATTGCTGTACTTGGCGGAGCAAGGAATTGAGCTTTTCAGTCATGCTCCCAAAGGCTTTCAGCAGTTGACCTATCTCGGTTCTATCTTCTGCTGCGTCCAGATTCTGAGTGAGATCTCCTTGTGCAATTTTTTCGGTAGCGCCGATGGCGATCGGCAACTGTTGTTTTAATGGTAAGGTAATCGCCGCAGCCGTAATGATAGTACCTATAATGGATAACAAAATACTCACTAAAAGAGTTAATAACAGGATTTGTTGGGCTTGTTCGAGCGCTTGGTTCTTTTGGTTGAGCAAATAATCCGACCTGTTGAGGAATTCATTGCGTGCTTCGTCATAGTTGGCGAAGCGTATCGACTTCAGCATCTCAGCGCCGTCGGCTACTTTTTTTTCATCAAACAACCGCAAAACTTCTAGGGATTTTTGATGGTGATTTTCTGCTTCCTCAATTAACACTGAAATAGCTTTTTTCTGGATAGGATCTGTGACAATTTTTATCAAATCTTCACTTCTGTCTCGAAATTCTTTATATCCAGAATTGTAGCTTTCTTTGTAAGAATCTCGCGTCTCGCTGTCATCAAAAAAAACAGCGTAACCGCGAACATTCCGCGCCATCCTTGCCACTCCATAAGTTAATTCCTCCTCCAGTCGAATCCTTCTGTACTCCTGCTGAATAGCCCTCTGTGTCTCGGCAAATCTTTGAGTAGTTAAATACACAATGAAGCCAACACCAATCATGAAGATCAGGGGTGTCGAATATCCAAGTAGAATGCGGTTGGAAATTTTATTCAACATGGTTGGTTTTCATAAAATGTGCTAAAAGAGCTTCCAGTTCTGGGATTGGCTGACTTATTGTAACAAAGGAGGCAAGTTTATTATCAATCAGTACAACTCATTAGATATCTCCAAAAATTCTTTTGGGGTAGGCATCCTGCCTGTCCTTTGAGATTCTTTTGGAGGAGATGTCTATTGATAATAGCCAATATTACTCGCCTCCCACCAGAAAAGTATCCAGCATTCTTTTGCTCCCGTCCCCCTCTGCGGTCTCATAAATATTCTCTGAGCGAGAAAGAAGTACGTCTACCTTACCAAATTTCGATCGAGCCAACAGGATTTAGGCCAGACGTATGATAGTTGCAACTCATACTCATTATGATTATGATTTATTTAGTGGTAATCGTAAAGTCAGCAGGTGGGTATGGCCCACCTACGGGAATCTTTTTACACAAAAAGGATAGACATATGAACCTGATTCGCTTTGAACACATAAATCTTTCCTGCAAAGATATCGACGCCGCGAAAAACTTCTATCAAACAGTTTTCCCCAATTGGTATGTTCGCGCCGAAGGTGTAAACGATGGCAGTCGCTGGATGCACTTAGGTAACAACCAGTTTTATTTAGCACTCAACGATACACCAAACGAAGAGCGAGTACATCACATTTACGAAAATATCGGTATAAATCATGTAGGATTTGTAATTGATGACGGCGACGCCATGAAAGCACTACTTGAGAAACATGGCATTGAATATTACACAATGACAGCGCTGGAGACAAAACACCGGATTTACGTCACCGATCCTGATGGAAATGAAATCGAATTAGTCGAGTACAATCAAGATTATCAATTAAAGTAAGACGAAATCTTTGTAAGCAAGGATACACAACAATGTCATCTCAAAAATTAACATCGCTCACCGATTATCGGTTGCTGGGAAAAAGCGGTTTGCGCGTATCGCCGCTTTGTTTGGGAACTATGACTTTCGGTACAGAGGCGGGATGGGGAGCTGACAAAGAAGAAAGTCGAAAAGTATTCGATCTGTACGTAGAGGAAGGCGGTAACTTTATCGATACGGCAGATGCCTATACTGGTGGCACCAGCGAAGCATACTTAGGGGAATTCATGTCATTCCGCCGAGATCGACTTGTAATTGCAACTAAATATACTTG is part of the Aerosakkonema funiforme FACHB-1375 genome and encodes:
- a CDS encoding XisI protein, translating into MDTVEEYRNIIERILEAHHRIPYSHGELESKFIIDRERNNFVIMVSGWDGKRRVHGCVVHVEIVNGKIWIQRDGIETGITDELVAAGVPKDKIVLAFHAPNVRQYTGYAIA
- a CDS encoding CIA30 family protein; amino-acid sequence: MTEQNNRSQWDFSRFVETLTYFEVIPFLNCIQRLLQGRTKDNNIRPDGDKKVGTILVAGATGGVGKRVVRRLIDRGYRVRALVRDSQRAKQMLPDKVELCEGDITIPETLTPALMSEVSAIVCCTGVRVQPVEGDTPDRAKYYQGIKFYMPEVVDSPEIVDYQGIKNLVEIAAKYLPKSDEKIIFDFSQATDDLKNIWGAVDDVVMGGVSQSGIQLVDNTALFAGNVSTANSGGFASVRTRNFDIPLDLSGYEGIELRVKGDGKRYKFFIRTETQWDGVAYSYSFDTVANTWISVRVPFADLIPVFRAKTLSNSEKINASKVRSFQLMLSKFEYDGALNPNFTPGGFALQVGSIAAYGNYRPQFIAISSAGVTRPGRPGLNLEAEPPAVRMNDQLGGILTWKLRGEDVIRASGIPYTIIRPCALTEEPGGKPLIFEQGDNIRGKVSREDIAELCLQALAQPKACNVTFEVKEAENNNGSQNWETLFSSLQPAAVVKR
- a CDS encoding type II toxin-antitoxin system PemK/MazF family toxin, which encodes MRGDLYLADLNPSRGSEQAGIRPVIIVQRDILERFTTTIVVVPLTTNLRRARIPGTIVIPAGEGGLTEESVALCYQIVVIDKQRLIQKLGTISANYLLRLKEALEYTLQIDDYDDENSEPAN
- a CDS encoding methyl-accepting chemotaxis protein — translated: MLNKISNRILLGYSTPLIFMIGVGFIVYLTTQRFAETQRAIQQEYRRIRLEEELTYGVARMARNVRGYAVFFDDSETRDSYKESYNSGYKEFRDRSEDLIKIVTDPIQKKAISVLIEEAENHHQKSLEVLRLFDEKKVADGAEMLKSIRFANYDEARNEFLNRSDYLLNQKNQALEQAQQILLLTLLVSILLSIIGTIITAAAITLPLKQQLPIAIGATEKIAQGDLTQNLDAAEDRTEIGQLLKAFGSMTEKLNSLLRQVQQSGIQVTSSVTSIFVSNKKLEATVTAQAATTNQVAATAKQIAATSSQLVKIISQVENKSQTTASAAVESRKDLMHMETSMVKLAGDTDIVSEKLGAIGAKANNINNIITTITKVADRTNLLSLNAAMEAEKAGHYGKGFAVVAKEIARLADQTAVATLDIENMVKEMQGAVSIGVTEMDKFTQKVKQMVEVVHNISPKLESIIEEVQSLSPSFQQVSNRIETQLQEASQISDSMLQLSEGSSQIVDLLRGINGAMEELDNAAKGLRLEISRFKVAGD
- a CDS encoding VOC family protein is translated as MNLIRFEHINLSCKDIDAAKNFYQTVFPNWYVRAEGVNDGSRWMHLGNNQFYLALNDTPNEERVHHIYENIGINHVGFVIDDGDAMKALLEKHGIEYYTMTALETKHRIYVTDPDGNEIELVEYNQDYQLK